The DNA window GCTGTTCGCCATCCAGATCATGTCCAATGCAGGCATGGTCGGCGCCGCCACGGCGGTGCTGCTGCTGACCCGCGATCCGGTGATGAAAAAGATCGCCAAAGGCGCCATTCCCACCTCGATCCTCGCCGTAGGGGAACCCACCATCTTCGGTGTGAATATTCCGGCGGGATTCGCCTTTATCACCGGCTCTATCGGCGCCGGCTTCGGCGGCATGATGGTCGTGTTGCTCGGCGTCTCCACCAATGGCGTCGGCGCCGCAGGTTTGTCGGCCCTGCCGCTGATCGCCGACGGCAAATATCTGCAGTATATCTTCGCCTGGCTCACCGGCTGCCTGGCGGCCTTTGTGCTGACTTACATCACGGGCAAGCTGCGCAAATACGATCGGGAAAGCGTCTGACGGGACGACAAACAGTTAAGGGAGCAAAAATGAAAGCCATCATGTTGATGTTCGATTCACTGAACAAACATTTGCTGTCCGCCTATGGCAGCGACCGGGCCATCACGCCCAACTTCCAGCGGCTGAAAGAAAGAACGGTGCGTTTCGACAATTTCTACGTCGGCAGCATGCCCTGCATGCCGGCCAGGCGCGAGATCCATACCGGCCGCTATAATTTCCTGCACCGGTCCTGGTCGCCGCTGGAGCCCTTTGACGACTCCATGCCGGAAATTCTGAAAAAGCACGGTATCCACACCCATCTGGTTACCGATCACAAGCATTACTGGCGCGACGGCGGCGCCACCTACCACTCCCGTTACAACACCTATGAGTTCGTGCGCGGGCAAGAGGGCGACTCCTGGAAGGGCGTGGTCGACAAGCCGATTTATCATTATGAATCCGGCGAGCCGGAAGAGATCAAACAGCGCCGCATCGCCAGCCGCACGCAGCATCAAATTAACGTGCAGTTTATGAAGGACGAGCAGGATCATCCGCTGGCCAGAACCATCCAGAAAGGCCTGGCGTTCATCGACGAGAACCACGCGGCCGATAACTGGTTCCTGCAACTGGAGTGCTTCGATCCCCACGAGCCGTTTTTCGTGCCGGAAAAATACCTGCGGATGTACGGCATTGACGACGCCAGCGTTTTTGACGGCTGGCCGCCCTATTACTTCGTCACCGAAAGCGAAGAACGCAAGGACGCCATTCAGAAGTACTACCTGGCCTTGCTGACCATGGTGGACGCCTATGTCGGCAAGGTCCTGGACTACATGGACAAATACGATTTATGGCGGGATACCCTGCTGATCGTCAACACCGACCATGGTTTCCTGTTGGGGGAGCATGAGTGGTGGGGCAAAAATATCATGCCGCTGTATAACGAAGTGGCGAATATCCCCTTCTTCATCTGGCATCCCGAGCACCCTTATCGCGGCGAAGCGCGGCAGGCGCTGGCGCAAACCATCGACATTCCCGCCACGCTGCTGGATTTCTTCAAGCTGGACAAGCCGGCGGATATGCAAGGCGCCTCTCTGGTGCCGGCGATTTGCGACGATACGCCGATACGCGACTATGCGCTGTTCGGCTACCACGGCTGCCATATCAACATTACCGACGGCCGCTATGTCTATATGCGTTCACCGCAGGTACACGGCGCCGAGGATCTGTTCGAATACACCCTGATGCCCACCAGCATCAACCGCCGGCTGTCCCCTGAAGAACTCCGGCACATGACGCTGCATCCGGGATTCCGTTTCACCAAGGGCTGCCAGGTGTTGCGCATCCCCGCTTCTTCGGTGATGACCCGGGGCGCCGATCGCTTCGGGCACCGGCTGTATGACCTGGCGGAAAATCCGAAGCAGGATCGTCAGTGCCGGGATGCCGCCGTCGCCGAACGCCTGCTGTCCGCCATCCGTTGCATGCTGGAACAAAGCGACGCGCCGCCGGAACTCTGGGCACGCTACCAATTGTCGGACCCCGCTTCTCCGCTGTTGGGCGCCGATCCGGACTGGGTGCCGGTTTTCAAAGATTATGCGCCGCAGGTGCGCTACGGTATGTTGGCCCTGATGCAACATCTGGAAGGCACTCATCAAACGGCAATAATTGATAAACTGAATGCTTCCGCCAAATCCTCATGGACCACCGCCGATCTGTGGGCCTTCGTGCAGCAAGAAGTCCCGCCAGAACAGCACGCCGGCGTGTTTTATAAACTGGCGCTGGAAATGCGGCTTGATTGAGAGGTCGCCCCGCCCTTTCGGCGGGGCGACTGCAGAACAGAAGGAAAATTAACGATGGGACAAGAACTGGACTACTCGCGCGGCGCCAAGCCGCTGTATGCCCAGCTGTATGACATCCTGCTGGAGAAGCTGAAAAACGGCGAATATCGGAAGAACGACGTACTGCCGACAGAAGCCGAGTTTGAAGAAATGTTCGGCGTCAGTCGCATCACCGCGCGGCGGGCGCTGGCCGAACTGGTCGCAAAAGGGTTGGTCAAACGTCAGGCCGGCATCGGCACCATGGTCATCAGCACATCGGAAAAGCAGAGCGTCAAGACCCGAATCAGCTTGATCGACGGCCAGCAAACGGAGGCGATAGCACGCAACAATCTGTCCCTGGCCCCTGTGCAGCCGCCGGAGCCTATCGCGCAGTTGTTCGACGCCGACAACGCGCTACTGCTGACGCGCACCATTTACCGCCAAAACGAGGAACCGGCGCAGGTCAACTATATCTATCTGACCCCGCGTTTAAACACGCTGACGTTGTCGGATCTGGAAAAAGGGTTGTACTGCGCATTGGAACAGCACAACGAAAACATCGATGCCTTCGAGGACATCATCACGGCCGAACTGCCGACGCCGGAAGACTGCGCAATCCTCGGCGTTTCCCCCTCGGTGCCGCTGCTGGTCAAAACCCGCAAAGGGTACAACGAGCAGGGCCTACTGGTGGAATACACCATCGCCAAGCATATCGCGCGTTACTATCAATACATCGTCGAGAACAGCAAATGAGCTGGTGGACGCAGGGAAAATCACCGGATTACCGGTTTACATTAGCTAATGAACGCACCTTTCTGGCCTGGATCCGCACCGCGCTGACCTTTATGGCCGCCGCCGTCGGCCTAGATCAGTTGACGGACTCAACATCGCTGAAGGTGTTGATCATCGTGCTGGCGCTTACGGCGGCGGCGCTGGCCTGCTACGCCTACCATCGCTGGGCGGGCAACGAGAAAGCAATGCGGCATGAACAAGCCTTAGGCTATCCACGCCTGCTGATTTGGCTCAGCACGGGTCTGGCGGCAGGGATATTGCTGACGCTGGCCACATTGGTTCGGCCATGAACGCCGCTTGTCCGCAGCGCGATCCTGGCCTGCAGCCGGAAAGAACGGCGCTGGCGTGGCAGAGAACCGCATTCTCTCTATTGCTGCTGGCGCTTATCACCGCGCGTACCGGCCTTTACCGCGAAGAATATGTGCTCGCCGCACTGGGCTGCGCTTCTTTTTTCGTGGCGATGCTGTTGGTATTTGGCTCTTTTGTTCGGCAAAAATCGCTGATGGGCGCGATGGCGCTCCCGCTTGTCTGGTCGGCGTGGTTTAAAAGATTGCTCAGCCTCGCCCTCTTGTTCAATGCGCTGGGTCTCGCGCTGCACAGTGCGCTCATGCTGTTATAGGAAGGAAGTATTCAATGACGGCTACCCACGGTTGTCTGGTGATGGCGAAGCCCACCGGATCGGTTTGCAACATCGACTGCACCTACTGTTTTTATCTTGAAAAAGAGGCGCTTTATCCCGAACGCCAGCAGAACTGGCGCATGTCAGATGAAACGCTGGCGCTGTATATTCAACAGCATATCCATGCTCAGGATGGCGAGCAGGTGATGTTCTCCTGGCAGGGCGGGGAGCCCACCATGATGGGGTTGCCTTTTTTCCGGCGCATCGTCGAACTGTGCCAAAAATATGCCGGCGGCAAGCGCATTCAACACGCGCTGCAAACCAATGGGCTATTGCTGAACGATGAGTGGGCGCGCTTTTTCGCCGAACACCGCTTCCTGATCGGCATTTCGATCGACGGCCCGCAAGCGCTGCACGATCGTTACCGTACCTCGCGCTCGGGCAAAGGCACCCACGCCCAGGTACTGGCCGCCCTCACTCTGCTGCAAGAACACGGCGTCGAATTCAACACGCTTACCGTCGTCGGTAAGCATAACGTCGGCCAGGCGCGCGAGGTTTACGAATTTCTTTTGGCCGCAGGCTCTCGCCATATTCAATTCATTCCATTGGTTGAACGCCTGAGTACGGCGGAGAGCACCGCGCTGAAGCTGGTCATGCCGGGCGAAAGCGCCGCCACGCTGGCGCCCTGGACTGTGCCAGCCTGGCAATACGGCGAGTTTCTCAATCAGATTTTCGATATCTGGGTGCGGCGGGATGTCGGGCGCGTCTCTGTACAGATGTTTGACGTGGCGCTATCCGCCTGGTGCGAACAGCCGCCGGTGCTGTGCGTATTCGCCGAAACCTGTGGGCACGCCTTCGCTCTGGAAGCCAACGGCGATCTGTATAACTGCGATCACTTCGTCTATCCGGAGCATCGGCTGGGGAATATTCATCAGCAAGATATCCGCACCTTGAATAACAGCGAGCAGGCGCATGTGTTCGGCCGCGCGAAAAAGACGTCGCTAACGCCGGATTGCCGCCAATGCGAATTCAGGTTCGTCTGCCACGGCGGATGCCCCAAACACCGCTTCGCCGTGTCGCCGTCCGGCCATCCGGGGCATAACTATCTCTGCCCGGGGTACAAGCATTTCTTCCGGCATATCTCTCGCGAAATGAACCTGATGAAGGACTTGCTCGCCAACGGCTACCCGGAACAGGCCATCATGTACGCGTTGGCTCAGGAACAGCGGGCCGGCGCCGGCAGCGCCAAACCCAATGCTCCCTGCCCATGCGGCAGCGGTAAAAAGCATAAGAAGTGCTGCGGTGCGAAAAAATAAGCCCAAAAGCCCGGTAAACGTCACCGGGCTCCTTAACTTGCGTCACGCTACTTCACCGCCAGCGTGACCGCGTCCTGCTTGAAGCCGTAGCGGCTCAGCGGCGTGATCATCACCGACGTCGGTCGCCCTTCCACCGCCAGCGTCTGCGTCTCGCCCGCCATCAGGTAGTAGTTCTCCAGCGTCACCACCTTGCCCGACGGCTGCAGCGTCAGCTGCGGCGCCAGCCGCACCACGTGCAACCCGCCGTTGGTGAGCGTCAGCCGACCGTCCGCCGCGCTCAACCGCAGGTCGTCCCACGGCGTCTTGCTCACCGCCACCGATTTCGGCTGCAATATCAGCCCGATGCTCTGACGCACCGGCATCCGCGCGCTGTTGTCCACCGCCTGCCCTATCCCCTCGAACGACGCCTTCAGCATCACCTCGTGCGGCAGCGCCGTACCCGGCTTCAGCACGAAGTTCACCTGCTGGCTCTGCCCCGCCTCGATGCGCGCTATCGGCGGCGACAGCAGCACCGCCTTGCTGAACCCTTTGCCATCCAAATCCTCCACCTTCGTCGCCAGCAATATCGGCTCCGACGAGCTGTTCCTGATGCTGAAGCTCACCCGCCCCGGGTTCTCCTCCAGCACGATGCCCATGCTCTCCAGCTGAAACGACGCCCCGGCGGAATGCGCCAGCCCCAGCGTCAGCCACAGCCCGCCCAGCAGCTGCGCCAGGCTCCGTT is part of the Serratia surfactantfaciens genome and encodes:
- a CDS encoding sulfatase encodes the protein MKAIMLMFDSLNKHLLSAYGSDRAITPNFQRLKERTVRFDNFYVGSMPCMPARREIHTGRYNFLHRSWSPLEPFDDSMPEILKKHGIHTHLVTDHKHYWRDGGATYHSRYNTYEFVRGQEGDSWKGVVDKPIYHYESGEPEEIKQRRIASRTQHQINVQFMKDEQDHPLARTIQKGLAFIDENHAADNWFLQLECFDPHEPFFVPEKYLRMYGIDDASVFDGWPPYYFVTESEERKDAIQKYYLALLTMVDAYVGKVLDYMDKYDLWRDTLLIVNTDHGFLLGEHEWWGKNIMPLYNEVANIPFFIWHPEHPYRGEARQALAQTIDIPATLLDFFKLDKPADMQGASLVPAICDDTPIRDYALFGYHGCHINITDGRYVYMRSPQVHGAEDLFEYTLMPTSINRRLSPEELRHMTLHPGFRFTKGCQVLRIPASSVMTRGADRFGHRLYDLAENPKQDRQCRDAAVAERLLSAIRCMLEQSDAPPELWARYQLSDPASPLLGADPDWVPVFKDYAPQVRYGMLALMQHLEGTHQTAIIDKLNASAKSSWTTADLWAFVQQEVPPEQHAGVFYKLALEMRLD
- a CDS encoding GntR family transcriptional regulator; protein product: MGQELDYSRGAKPLYAQLYDILLEKLKNGEYRKNDVLPTEAEFEEMFGVSRITARRALAELVAKGLVKRQAGIGTMVISTSEKQSVKTRISLIDGQQTEAIARNNLSLAPVQPPEPIAQLFDADNALLLTRTIYRQNEEPAQVNYIYLTPRLNTLTLSDLEKGLYCALEQHNENIDAFEDIITAELPTPEDCAILGVSPSVPLLVKTRKGYNEQGLLVEYTIAKHIARYYQYIVENSK
- a CDS encoding YidH family protein, whose protein sequence is MSWWTQGKSPDYRFTLANERTFLAWIRTALTFMAAAVGLDQLTDSTSLKVLIIVLALTAAALACYAYHRWAGNEKAMRHEQALGYPRLLIWLSTGLAAGILLTLATLVRP
- a CDS encoding DUF202 domain-containing protein — protein: MNAACPQRDPGLQPERTALAWQRTAFSLLLLALITARTGLYREEYVLAALGCASFFVAMLLVFGSFVRQKSLMGAMALPLVWSAWFKRLLSLALLFNALGLALHSALMLL
- a CDS encoding anaerobic sulfatase maturase, with translation MTATHGCLVMAKPTGSVCNIDCTYCFYLEKEALYPERQQNWRMSDETLALYIQQHIHAQDGEQVMFSWQGGEPTMMGLPFFRRIVELCQKYAGGKRIQHALQTNGLLLNDEWARFFAEHRFLIGISIDGPQALHDRYRTSRSGKGTHAQVLAALTLLQEHGVEFNTLTVVGKHNVGQAREVYEFLLAAGSRHIQFIPLVERLSTAESTALKLVMPGESAATLAPWTVPAWQYGEFLNQIFDIWVRRDVGRVSVQMFDVALSAWCEQPPVLCVFAETCGHAFALEANGDLYNCDHFVYPEHRLGNIHQQDIRTLNNSEQAHVFGRAKKTSLTPDCRQCEFRFVCHGGCPKHRFAVSPSGHPGHNYLCPGYKHFFRHISREMNLMKDLLANGYPEQAIMYALAQEQRAGAGSAKPNAPCPCGSGKKHKKCCGAKK
- a CDS encoding fimbria/pilus chaperone family protein, with amino-acid sequence MTIKRSLAQLLGGLWLTLGLAHSAGASFQLESMGIVLEENPGRVSFSIRNSSSEPILLATKVEDLDGKGFSKAVLLSPPIARIEAGQSQQVNFVLKPGTALPHEVMLKASFEGIGQAVDNSARMPVRQSIGLILQPKSVAVSKTPWDDLRLSAADGRLTLTNGGLHVVRLAPQLTLQPSGKVVTLENYYLMAGETQTLAVEGRPTSVMITPLSRYGFKQDAVTLAVK